Genomic window (Devosia chinhatensis):
TGGCGAGCAGGCGCTGGGTTTCCCGTTCGGCCAGCTCGATGCCCTCGATCAGGCTCTTGAGCGTGCCTTCGGCGGTCTCGCGCGTTTCCGCAGGAATGACCACCAGCGCCCGGCTCAGTGCGTCCGTGGCGCTCAGCATGTCGCGGGCAAAGCCGGCAATCGCATAGGAGCGCGTATCGCTGACGTCCCGCTCGGTGCGCTTGCGCAGGTTTTCCATCTCCGCGACCGTGCGCAGCAGCTTGTCCTTGAGCTCGGCATTTTCGGCCGCAAGGGCCTCGACCGGATCGACCTCTGGCGTTTCGGTGACCGGCACTTCGATTTCCGGCATGTCGCCCTGGGCGGCGTTTTCGTCGCTCATGTCGTCTTCTTCCGTGAAAGGTGAAC
Coding sequences:
- the grpE gene encoding nucleotide exchange factor GrpE, translated to MSDENAAQGDMPEIEVPVTETPEVDPVEALAAENAELKDKLLRTVAEMENLRKRTERDVSDTRSYAIAGFARDMLSATDALSRALVVIPAETRETAEGTLKSLIEGIELAERETQRLLAKHGVKRIEAAGQKFDPHKHQAMFEVPNPEVPEGTVVQVVQEGFAIGERVLRPAMVGVAKGGSASAAPAPEAGDDGVDKSA